GGGGCGGGGTGCTTCGGGGACGAGAACGCCGGAGTTGATGTCGACCAGGTCCACGCCGAGCTCGGCCATGCGAGCGACGAGGACCTCGGTGTCGTCGGTGGTCACCCCTCCGTCGAGCAGGTCGGTGACCGGCGTGCGGATCACGAGGGGCTTCTCCGCAGGCCACCCTGCCCGCAGGGCGGACACCACCGCGAGCGGGAATCGCAGTCGCCTCTCGAGGTCACCACCCCATGCGTCGGTGCGCTCGTTGGCCAGTGGGGAGAGGAACTGATGGAACAGGTAGCCGTTCGACCCCTGCAGCCCGAGGGCCTCGTAGCCGGCTCGGTGGGCGTTGCGGGCCGCGCGTTCGACGTCTCCGAGCACTCGGTCGATGTCCGCTGCGCTCATCGACCGGGGTGTTGTGAGTCCGGAGAACGGCAGCGGTGAGGGGGCGAGCGGCTGCCATCCACCGTCGGCGGGCGAGACGGGGTGACGTGTGCCCGTGTTGTCCCACGGGATGCCGTGCGAGCTCTTCCGCCCCGCGAGACCCAGCTGGACCGCCGGGACGGAACCGACTGAGCGGATGAGTTCGGCCAGTCGCCGGTGCGCGTCGACCTGGTGCTTGCTCCACAGCCCCAGGTCGCCAGCAGTGGTGCGCATGTCCGGTGCGACAGCGGTGGCCTCGACCATCACCATTCCGACTCCCCCGGCAGCTCTCGCGCCGTAGTGGGCCAGGTGCCAGCTGGTGGGAGCGCCGCGCTCGTCGGCCGAGTACTGGCACATCGGCGAGAGCCACACGCGGTTGGGCAGGGTCAGGTCCCGCAACTGCATGCCTGTCCAGGGCGTTGCGGCTGCATCCGCCCACTCTGGCGGCGGGGTGGTCGGCGTTGCGGTGCGGGTCAAGGTCTGCTCCTTCAGGCGGCGGTGGGCGGTGTTCGGGTGGCTGAGCGTGCGGCGTTCAGTGGTTCGCACGCCGACTGGCCGGGCCACGGCGTCGTGCACTACGTCGCCGGGTTCTCGGCCGTCATGGGGTGGGTGGCCAGTGGTGTCACGTCGATGTCGACGTAGGGCCGGATCGGCAGGCTCGCCAGTGCCTCGTTGAGGGCATCGGCATCGGCCGCGCTCCAGATGCCGATGTTGGCGCTCCGGCCGGGCACGCTCCAGAGGTGTCGCAGCACGCCCTCGGCCATGAGCTCGCGACCTCGTGCGCGCTCGCGGGTGGTGATGTCCTCGAGCTCGTCGGTCGGCAGCTCGTGGACGCGTGCTGTGTCGATGCGGACGAGAAAGTCCATCCTGCCCTCCGGCGTCAGGTCTGTGGTCGTCTCCGGTCAACCATACATCGATATTCGACGAATATCGATGTTACGATGGTGCCATGCCTCGCAAGCTGCATCACCCCGATCCGCAAGACGTCTCGCTGGCCGGTCTGCTGTCGGCCTTGGGCGATCCCGTCCGGCTGCAGCTCGTGACGGTGCTGGCCGACCACGGGGAGCACCCGCGCGAGGACTTCGAGGTCGAGGTAGGACCGTCCACCTTGAGTCATCACATGAAAACGCTTCGCGAGGCGGGGTTGACTCGGCATCGGCTTGAGGGCACCCGCTGCTTCGTGTCACTCCGAGAGGAGACGCTGCGGCGATTTCCGGAGGTTTTGGCAAGCGTATTGCGCGCATGCTCTCGAAATGACTCCGAAGAGCCGGACGCACGGTCCCAGGCCGCCCGTGACGAATGAGGCAACACCAGACGCGTCCGTATCGAGCACCTCCGCCGCCAGGGCGATCCCTTCCGCGACGAGGAACTGGCTCGCCTGCCTCCGCTCGGGTGGCAGCACATCAACCTCCGGGGTCGCTGCGTCTTCACCAGCAGCCCACCAGGCGGGCTCCCGCCCACTGACCCCCCGATCCCGGCGAGGAGCTCTGAACCGCTGCACGAAGGGAATCGGCAAGTGAGAACGGGCTGATCCCGTGGGCCGGGGACGGGGTGCTCAGGTCGGGAAGGTGTGACCGGAGCGCGGATTTTGGTGTTTTCCTGCCATCTCGAACGTGAGATGGCAGAGTTCGGTGTCATGGACATTCCCGCCAACGTGCGGCGAGCGGCGATCCTCTGGGCGGTCGCGGTGGCGGCCGGCGTCTTCGAATCGATCCTCGCCGTCAGCCGGGCCGTGCACGCGGGAGAACTCGGCCCGGGCGTGTGGATCGGCATAGCCGTGCGTCTCGTCGTCTACGCGCTGGCCACGGTCCTGGTCGTGAGCCTCTGGAGGGGACGACGGTGGGCCCGTGTCGCCCTGACCGTCCTGCTCTCCGTCATCGGTCTCGCTTCGCTCGTCGTTCCGGCGGCCGTTGCCATGGTCAACGGGCAAACTTTCGTGCGGGCGTTCAGCAGTGGCGGCACGTGGGGCTGGATGTTCCTCGTCGTGCGGCTGACCCACATCGCGTGCGTGGTTGGTGCCACGGTGCTGATGTTCACGCGGAGCGCGAACCGCTACTTCGCCGCGGTCAAGCGCTTGTCAGCGAAAACCACCTCCAGCGCGAGTTCGTCACGGTGAGCGAACTCCACTGAGGTGAGGTTCTCCGGTCGTCACGGCCACGGGGTGCGCCGCCTTCTTCCGGCCAGGGCTGTTGTCGCGTTCCGGTGCTCACCGCGGTCGGGGTGTCCCGGTGCTGGTGGAGGCACGCGCGTTTCGATCGTGCCTTTTTCGTGACTTCACGTCCCGAAAGGAGGGTGGTGATCGAGCCGATGTTCCTGGGGAGGCTGTGGCGTTTTGGTGAGGAGCGATAGTGACGGACATGAACCAGCAGCCGGGGGAGCCGGCTGCGGCGCCGAAGAACGGCATGGGCGTCACCGCCCTGGTTCTGGGGATCGTCGGGATCTGCCTTGCCTGGATTCCGATCATCGGTTTCCTGGGATTCATCCTGGGGGCGTTGGCGATCATCTTCGGGATCATCGCGGTGGTGCGCGCGCACAAGGGCACGGCCACGAACATGATCGTCAGCTACGTCGGGCTCGTGATCGGAGTGATCGCCGTCATCGTCTCCA
The sequence above is a segment of the Actinopolyspora saharensis genome. Coding sequences within it:
- a CDS encoding oxidoreductase, whose product is MQLRDLTLPNRVWLSPMCQYSADERGAPTSWHLAHYGARAAGGVGMVMVEATAVAPDMRTTAGDLGLWSKHQVDAHRRLAELIRSVGSVPAVQLGLAGRKSSHGIPWDNTGTRHPVSPADGGWQPLAPSPLPFSGLTTPRSMSAADIDRVLGDVERAARNAHRAGYEALGLQGSNGYLFHQFLSPLANERTDAWGGDLERRLRFPLAVVSALRAGWPAEKPLVIRTPVTDLLDGGVTTDDTEVLVARMAELGVDLVDINSGVLVPEAPRPSEPLENTRFAPRLRKLGMLTATSGSVTEAHQLHEAVPNSVDALLVGRAMLRDPYWALRARGGPPADVWPKQYHRAF
- a CDS encoding muconolactone Delta-isomerase family protein translates to MDFLVRIDTARVHELPTDELEDITTRERARGRELMAEGVLRHLWSVPGRSANIGIWSAADADALNEALASLPIRPYVDIDVTPLATHPMTAENPAT
- a CDS encoding ArsR/SmtB family transcription factor, producing the protein MPRKLHHPDPQDVSLAGLLSALGDPVRLQLVTVLADHGEHPREDFEVEVGPSTLSHHMKTLREAGLTRHRLEGTRCFVSLREETLRRFPEVLASVLRACSRNDSEEPDARSQAARDE
- a CDS encoding Tn3 family transposase translates to MEHLRRQGDPFRDEELARLPPLGWQHINLRGRCVFTSSPPGGLPPTDPPIPARSSEPLHEGNRQVRTG